In a single window of the Carnobacterium gallinarum DSM 4847 genome:
- a CDS encoding DUF4132 domain-containing protein — protein sequence METVAEYQERLEQKTADLTGFAQELAKQYIWLETKNYDGYIYTKTIEEFKRLIQTSKAKTITELFDLGLFKLVVAIVGKEKAPEIQEMCEALKDQQFQYGIYRRSYHTLDPIRHHAESIIYLLYKMELNVQQDILKIGRNLHQYDINGYCYTVCTDKKTKEVKTTTVYLEAKLALELTKNNPQALELIDDYLFSENNTMLNRSILIAIIKSGNPVCLESPSKLLLAAQRQEGLRQSILEAADSGSVETLLFFMKLIRENDLIRFSAVQRAVSTWTGLGYNVEDKKVIVKLLDLSYEALVNPELIDSYIASEDMIQNYAGLWAAATRNHEETVPYIEKLVTQKKHQQLSALYFLMGFDQSEFQFQLVEQLILTTDDLDVLTFAMQHVVSQRVYLNQNSDSNQRFTKFLENNNYVKTISPEFYQRLESLLEATNGKTYEVVGKPFPWIAIALTQESIYERLILIAKAQENQIWLEHLMNQGSKMTPENRSYLLFLECSPPKTVRSREFLFEALKDRSSSNRDTALKIIKELQLTPEELVKIEDMLALKSGVIRQASLEILQKSSAHQINEIIERLLTDKKQEKRLGGLDLILQLKNNQQLTSEEIPQLISYIQKPTAKELKLIDGFQIQEAFRYSRSNGFGLYQAEYPTPNIPALATDANGTLKQFFAFDVKKLSAKLKSLSDLIHQHREYEYESIIIRTKEKISEILGSDDGIGILYEKYDEHAATKSILNYPLGEIWLEWMKAENITLLELVQLDFCDGDNYYRFLSWKEGLTKEALKEVGLFFDLDKMEAINILAADLPYINTIRKILDSIYLELKATDIQLNSKTISPFELFYRLKCEVLASIPVEKWIHNPCVFRENHYRNEIYDYSNISFIRNLSYYLKNSVETAKDFANLVAIRQEETFRAQVKLDQEGKQEQTGFVGMTLADFGRALDENLLPKDALFKELFLPKRRVTIVSDLLNPRWNKEAFKNYPALKEFKTIFSERVLEIELTRGDSKTEVSYLANQVKEVYGVDHFIDIIASLEGEKLVRGYISGHSYTKREIFSSLLKSTRPKETDTVADLKANLKRYKITEQQLIEAMLYNPRWIELVSDYLGWKGLKSTAWYFTAHSSDYRSQFELDQIGRYSEIENDDFQEGAFDVRWFNEAYREIGKKRFEQIYDSAKYTSDGSKHRRSQLYADASLGKLKLKPLLAEVADKRNKDKLRSLGLIPLNKRNPVKDAWQRYNYLQKFLKESKQFGAQRRASEGKASQIALENLARNAGDGDVTRFSWRMEIFDLHELQNYFIPKEIEDAKVHLEIDDQGSASIQVEKAEKKLKSIPANLKKVPYIVELQEIRKKLKEQYRRSRKSLEQAMEKGIEFEAGELTALLQHPVIQPMLDKLVILGGKNDYVGFLSSEGIRNVEKELVELPADTLVRIAHPYDLYQSGKWRQIQHILFEEEIVQPFKQVFRELYLPNEDEKATKESKRYAGHQIQPQKTVALLKNRDWVVSYEDGLRKVYYEEDIIATLYAMADWFSPADIEAPTIEGVLFYHRKTGKRLFMEEVPPLIFSEVMRDMDLVVSVAHVGGVDPETSFSTIETRAVLVEELSNLLKLDNVHVKKHHALIKGQLAEYSLHLGSGVVHQIGGRMIPILAVQSQHRGRLFLPFVDEDPRTAEIMSKLILLSADQKIKDPMILEAIQ from the coding sequence AGACAAAAAAACGAAAGAAGTAAAAACAACGACTGTTTATTTAGAAGCTAAGCTAGCGTTAGAACTAACTAAAAATAATCCTCAAGCACTAGAATTAATCGACGATTATTTATTTAGTGAAAATAATACTATGCTAAATCGCTCGATTCTTATAGCGATTATTAAAAGTGGCAATCCTGTCTGCTTAGAATCTCCAAGCAAGCTTTTGTTAGCAGCACAACGTCAAGAAGGTTTACGCCAAAGTATTCTTGAAGCAGCCGATTCAGGATCCGTTGAAACGTTGCTCTTCTTCATGAAACTCATTCGTGAAAATGATTTAATTCGTTTCTCAGCAGTTCAAAGAGCCGTAAGCACTTGGACGGGCTTAGGTTATAACGTTGAGGATAAAAAAGTAATCGTTAAATTATTGGACTTATCCTATGAAGCATTAGTGAATCCAGAGTTAATTGATTCATATATTGCTAGTGAAGATATGATTCAAAACTATGCCGGACTTTGGGCAGCTGCGACACGTAATCATGAAGAAACAGTTCCGTATATTGAAAAATTAGTAACGCAGAAAAAGCATCAACAGTTAAGCGCTCTTTATTTCTTAATGGGTTTTGATCAATCAGAATTTCAATTTCAATTAGTTGAACAATTAATTCTAACAACTGATGATTTAGATGTACTAACCTTTGCTATGCAACATGTTGTTAGTCAAAGGGTCTATTTAAATCAAAATTCTGATAGTAATCAAAGGTTTACTAAATTTTTAGAAAATAATAACTATGTGAAAACTATTTCTCCAGAATTTTATCAGCGTTTAGAGAGCCTTCTAGAAGCAACAAATGGAAAAACCTATGAAGTTGTAGGAAAACCTTTTCCATGGATTGCCATTGCGTTAACGCAAGAATCTATTTACGAACGCTTGATTTTAATTGCTAAGGCACAAGAAAATCAAATTTGGCTGGAACATTTAATGAACCAAGGAAGTAAAATGACTCCTGAAAATCGGAGCTATCTATTATTTTTAGAATGCTCGCCGCCGAAAACAGTGAGAAGTCGAGAGTTCCTTTTTGAAGCATTAAAAGATCGTAGTAGTAGCAATCGCGACACAGCTTTAAAAATTATTAAAGAGTTACAACTGACACCAGAAGAACTAGTTAAAATTGAAGATATGTTAGCGTTAAAATCTGGAGTGATTCGTCAAGCTTCGCTAGAGATTCTTCAAAAAAGTTCGGCTCATCAAATAAACGAAATAATAGAGCGTTTGTTAACAGATAAAAAGCAAGAAAAGCGTTTAGGCGGGCTTGATCTAATTTTACAGTTAAAAAATAATCAACAACTAACTTCTGAGGAAATTCCACAACTCATAAGTTATATTCAAAAACCAACGGCGAAAGAGTTAAAACTGATAGATGGATTTCAAATACAGGAAGCATTTCGCTATAGTCGCAGTAATGGCTTTGGTTTGTATCAAGCAGAGTATCCAACTCCTAATATTCCAGCGCTAGCAACGGATGCTAATGGAACGCTGAAACAATTTTTTGCTTTTGATGTAAAAAAATTAAGCGCCAAGCTAAAAAGTTTATCTGATTTGATTCATCAACATCGAGAATATGAGTATGAATCAATTATTATAAGGACAAAAGAAAAAATCAGCGAAATTCTTGGTAGCGATGATGGTATCGGTATCTTGTATGAAAAATACGATGAACATGCAGCGACTAAATCTATCTTAAATTATCCCTTAGGCGAAATTTGGTTAGAATGGATGAAAGCAGAAAATATCACCTTGCTTGAGCTAGTTCAACTTGATTTTTGTGATGGTGATAATTATTATCGTTTTTTATCTTGGAAAGAAGGACTAACGAAAGAAGCGCTTAAAGAAGTTGGTTTATTTTTTGATTTAGATAAGATGGAAGCCATCAATATACTTGCGGCTGATTTACCTTATATCAATACTATTCGAAAGATTCTAGATTCAATCTATTTAGAGCTAAAAGCAACAGATATTCAACTAAATAGCAAGACTATATCACCCTTTGAGTTATTTTATAGATTAAAATGCGAAGTACTAGCGAGTATCCCAGTTGAAAAATGGATTCATAATCCTTGTGTTTTTCGTGAAAATCATTATAGAAATGAAATTTACGACTATAGCAATATTTCATTTATTAGGAACTTATCTTATTATTTAAAAAATTCTGTTGAAACAGCTAAAGATTTTGCTAATTTAGTCGCAATCAGGCAAGAAGAAACGTTTCGCGCGCAAGTAAAATTAGATCAAGAAGGTAAGCAAGAACAGACTGGATTTGTTGGAATGACACTTGCTGATTTTGGACGAGCGTTAGATGAAAATCTGTTACCAAAAGATGCTCTTTTTAAAGAACTATTTCTGCCGAAAAGACGTGTAACGATTGTATCAGATTTACTTAATCCTCGTTGGAATAAAGAGGCATTTAAGAATTATCCGGCTTTAAAAGAATTTAAGACAATCTTTAGCGAGCGTGTTCTTGAAATTGAGTTAACACGAGGTGACTCTAAAACAGAAGTCAGTTATCTAGCGAATCAGGTGAAGGAAGTCTATGGTGTGGATCATTTTATTGATATTATTGCTAGTTTAGAAGGTGAAAAGTTAGTTAGAGGTTATATTTCGGGACATAGCTATACGAAACGTGAGATTTTCTCTAGTCTTTTAAAAAGCACTAGACCAAAAGAAACGGATACTGTTGCTGATCTAAAAGCCAATCTAAAACGGTATAAGATTACAGAGCAACAGCTGATCGAAGCCATGCTTTATAATCCAAGATGGATTGAGCTAGTGAGTGATTATCTTGGCTGGAAAGGTCTAAAAAGCACAGCTTGGTATTTTACTGCCCACAGCTCAGACTATCGAAGTCAATTTGAACTGGATCAGATTGGACGTTATTCTGAAATTGAAAATGATGATTTCCAAGAAGGAGCCTTTGATGTTCGCTGGTTTAATGAGGCTTATCGTGAGATTGGCAAGAAACGTTTTGAACAAATTTATGATAGCGCCAAATATACATCTGATGGCAGCAAACATCGTCGCTCTCAGCTATATGCAGATGCTTCGCTAGGAAAGTTAAAATTAAAACCATTATTAGCGGAAGTTGCAGATAAACGTAACAAGGATAAATTACGCAGCTTAGGATTGATTCCTTTAAATAAACGTAATCCAGTCAAAGATGCATGGCAACGTTATAATTATTTACAAAAATTCCTTAAAGAAAGCAAACAATTTGGTGCACAACGTCGGGCAAGTGAAGGGAAGGCCAGTCAGATTGCCTTAGAAAACTTAGCACGTAATGCAGGGGACGGGGATGTCACACGTTTTAGCTGGCGAATGGAAATTTTCGATTTACACGAACTGCAAAATTATTTTATACCAAAAGAAATTGAAGACGCTAAAGTTCATTTAGAAATCGACGATCAAGGTTCAGCTTCTATTCAAGTTGAAAAAGCAGAGAAAAAACTAAAAAGTATCCCAGCCAATTTAAAAAAAGTACCTTATATTGTTGAGCTACAAGAAATTCGTAAAAAGCTTAAAGAGCAATATCGTCGTTCACGTAAATCATTAGAGCAAGCGATGGAAAAAGGAATTGAATTTGAAGCTGGGGAATTAACCGCTTTGTTACAACATCCAGTTATTCAACCAATGTTAGATAAATTAGTAATTCTTGGTGGCAAAAATGACTATGTTGGTTTCTTAAGTTCAGAAGGAATTCGCAATGTTGAAAAAGAGCTAGTCGAATTGCCAGCTGATACTCTTGTGCGAATCGCTCATCCGTATGATTTATATCAAAGTGGCAAATGGCGACAAATTCAGCATATCTTATTTGAAGAGGAGATTGTCCAACCCTTTAAACAAGTCTTTAGAGAACTGTATTTGCCTAATGAAGATGAAAAAGCAACAAAAGAATCTAAACGTTATGCAGGTCATCAGATTCAGCCACAAAAAACAGTTGCCCTTTTGAAGAATCGTGATTGGGTTGTGAGTTATGAAGATGGTTTAAGAAAAGTTTATTATGAAGAGGATATCATTGCAACATTGTATGCAATGGCAGATTGGTTTTCCCCAGCAGATATTGAAGCACCAACAATTGAAGGGGTACTTTTCTATCACCGTAAAACGGGCAAACGTTTATTTATGGAAGAGGTGCCACCGCTTATTTTTTCTGAAGTGATGCGGGATATGGACTTAGTAGTCAGCGTGGCTCATGTAGGCGGTGTTGATCCAGAAACAAGTTTCTCAACAATCGAAACTAGAGCAGTTCTAGTAGAAGAATTAAGTAATTTACTGAAATTGGATAATGTACATGTTAAAAAACATCATGCGCTTATCAAAGGTCAACTAGCTGAATATTCACTACATCTAGGAAGTGGAGTCGTACATCAAATAGGTGGACGGATGATTCCAATTCTAGCTGTTCAATCGCAACATCGAGGTCGTTTGTTCTTACCTTTTGTAGACGAAGATCCACGGACAGCAGAAATTATGTCAAAATTGATTCTGTTAAGCGCCGATCAAAAGATTAAAGATCCAATGATTTTAGAGGCAATTCAATAA
- the rsgA gene encoding ribosome small subunit-dependent GTPase A: MPRGQIRKALSGFYYVYHDGVTYQTRGRGNFRNRSLTPLVGDEVIFESGNQDEGILKDLLPRKNELIRPTVANVDLGVVVMSAIEPNFSTNLLDRFLVTLESKQIKALIYITKIDLLTVEQYQEMQQMKAAYEKIGYSVILPETELNQAPIAELTPYFKNQLTVFMGQSGAGKSTLLNQIAPELALKTGEISNALGRGKHTTRHVELVPLYDGLVADTPGFSSIDFLEVEVDELPELFPEFVAVQHDCRFRGCKHRNEPGCQVKTEVESGEILESRYKHYLQFLEEIENRKPKYGKKN, translated from the coding sequence TTGCCAAGAGGTCAAATAAGAAAAGCCTTAAGTGGATTTTATTATGTCTATCATGATGGAGTAACTTATCAAACAAGAGGTAGAGGGAATTTTCGTAATCGATCTTTGACTCCTTTAGTTGGAGATGAAGTTATTTTTGAAAGTGGCAATCAAGATGAAGGTATTTTAAAAGATTTATTGCCGCGAAAAAATGAATTAATTCGTCCAACTGTGGCTAATGTTGATTTAGGCGTTGTTGTGATGTCAGCAATTGAACCTAATTTTTCAACGAATTTACTAGATCGTTTTCTAGTAACCTTAGAAAGCAAACAAATTAAAGCGTTGATTTATATAACAAAGATTGATTTGTTGACTGTAGAGCAGTACCAAGAAATGCAGCAAATGAAGGCAGCTTATGAAAAAATTGGGTATTCAGTGATTTTGCCTGAAACGGAATTAAATCAAGCCCCAATTGCAGAATTAACGCCTTATTTTAAGAATCAATTAACGGTGTTTATGGGGCAATCTGGAGCAGGAAAGTCAACTTTGTTAAATCAGATTGCACCAGAGTTAGCATTGAAAACTGGTGAGATTTCTAATGCATTGGGACGTGGAAAACATACGACTAGACATGTGGAATTAGTACCTTTGTATGACGGTTTAGTAGCCGATACTCCTGGGTTTAGTTCGATTGATTTTTTAGAAGTAGAAGTCGATGAGTTACCAGAATTATTTCCTGAATTTGTAGCGGTCCAACATGATTGCCGCTTTAGAGGGTGTAAGCATCGAAATGAACCAGGCTGTCAAGTTAAAACTGAAGTAGAGTCAGGTGAGATTTTGGAATCACGCTACAAACATTATTTGCAATTTTTAGAAGAAATTGAAAATCGTAAACCTAAATATGGTAAAAAAAATTAA